The Anolis carolinensis isolate JA03-04 chromosome 2, rAnoCar3.1.pri, whole genome shotgun sequence genome has a window encoding:
- the LOC100558301 gene encoding myogenesis-regulating glycosidase-like: MHKQHGEAFPLQRKEGKSSRWKPSPPDPSSQQFQFGVGTLLVVGVFVAAWCGCMVALKKTEWLKGKLDLMQDGFSLKSQNGEEVVFRQVFQSGLLDLESCFEDEDIVTCSGMDPGKCRFAIQMVRPEKAMVCYHVTWEEMVANSTVEHKMFWGDAHWYGGYEMSIQHWPIWLPADQEPMPFVTSDVYSFRNSFGGVLERYWLSSKAVAIKINDSVPFHFGFNATERSLTFQARYEDSPYKPALGRSPFPELSYHICIGPDLTSVHKYMAQSYFKKPLKVPSEKMFRLPVWSTWALYKKEVDQDKVLEFAQTIQKYGFGYSHLEIDDMYMRHYGDFEFDSSKFPRVTEMFEILKRDGFSVTVWIHPFVHKDSPNFEEGKRRGLFVTEAMGTSPAMVEWWNGIGTVLDVTNPAARDWFQSQLGWLRSKYGISSFKFDAGETCYLPAQFRTFQPLSDPSVWSRLYAEMAIPFYEMSEVRVGYQSQHVPCFVRVIDRDSIWGYELGLKSLIPTVLTLGLLGYPFVLPDMIGGNFLPNKTEGAVEIPDRELYIRWLELSAFMPSMQFSIPPWLYDQEVVNIALKFTKLHESLVAPLLLELAGEVTDTGDPIIRPIWWISPNDKSTHKIDSQFLIGDTLMVAPVLEMGKQERDIYIPAGKWRSYKGELFDKTPMLVTDYPVDLDEVAYFVWVS, from the coding sequence ATGCACAAGCAGCATGGAGAGGCCTTTCCACtacagaggaaggaagggaagagctcCAGATGGAAACCCAGTCCTCCAGATCCATCCTCCCAACAGTTTCAATTTGGTGTGGGCACATTATTGGTTGTGGGGGTCTTTGTGGCTGCATGGTGTGGTTGCATGGTTGCTCTGAAGAAGACAGAATGGTTGAAGGGGAAGCTGGACTTAATGCAGGATGGATTTTCCCTCAAAAGCCAGAATGGAGAGGAGGTGGTCTTCAGGCAGGTCTTCCAGTCGGGGCTCCTGGACCTGGAGTCTTGCTTTGAGGATGAGGACATTGTGACCTGTTCTGGGATGGACCCAGGGAAGTGCCGTTTTGCCATCCAGATGGTCAGGCCTGAGAAAGCAATGGTCTGTTACCATGTCACTTGGGAGGAGATGGTGGCTAACTCAACCGTGGAACACAAGATGTTCTGGGGAGATGCCCACTGGTATGGTGGCTATGAGATGAGCATCCAACACTGGCCCATTTGGCTACCGGCCGATCAGGAACCCATGCCCTTTGTAACCAGCGATGTGTATTCTTTCCGAAACAGCTTTGGGGGCGTCCTGGAGCGGTACTGGCTCTCCTCCAAAGCGGTGGCCATTAAGATTAACGATTCTGTGCCCTTCCACTTTGGGTTCAATGCCACCGAAAGGTCTCTTACCTTCCAAGCCAGGTATGAAGACTCTCCCTACAAGCCCGCATTGGGACGGTCGCCTTTCCCAGAGCTGAGTTACCACATCTGCATAGGTCCAGACCTTACTTCGGTCCACAAATACATGGCACAAAGCTATTTCAAAAAGCCCTTGAAGGTGCCTTCAGAAAAGATGTTCAGGCTTCCGGTCTGGTCCACATGGGCCTTGTACAAAAAAGAAGTGGACCAGGATAAAGTTTTGGAATTTGCCCAAACAATACAGAAGTATGGTTTTGGATATAGCCACCTCGAGATAGATGACATGTACATGCGGCATTATGGAGACTTTGAGTTTGACTCCTCAAAGTTTCCTCGTGTAACAGAAATGTTTGAGATACTGAAGAGGGATGGGTTTAGTGTTACTGTCTGGATACATCCCTTTGTGCACAAGGATTCCCCAAACTTTGAGGAGGGGAAGAGAAGAGGGCTTTTTGTCACAGAGGCAATGGGGACCTCTCCTGCCATGGTGGAATGGTGGAACGGCATTGGCACCGTATTAGATGTCACCAATCCTGCAGCTAGAGATTGGTTTCAGAGCCAGTTGGGGTGGCTTCGCTCCAAGTATGGCATTTCATCCTTCAAATTTGATGCTGGCGAAACATGTTACCTTCCTGCCCAGTTCAGAACCTTCCAGCCTTTATCTGACCCCAGCGTTTGGTCCAGACTTTATGCCGAAATGGCTATTCCTTTCTATGAGATGTCAGAAGTCCGGGTTGGATACCAATCCCAGCATGTTCCTTGTTTTGTCCGTGTTATTGACCGAGACTCCATTTGGGGTTATGAACTGGGACTCAAGTCCCTCATACCTACAGTCTTGACTCTGGGCCTGTTGGGATACCCTTTTGTACTACCGGATATGATCGGCGGGAATTTTCTTCCCAACAAGACGGAGGGTGCAGTAGAGATCCCAGACCGGGAGCTGTACATCCGCTGGCTGGAGCTCTCAGCCTTCATGCCCTCCATGCAGTTCTCCATCCCTCCCTGGCTTTATGATCAAGAAGTTGTCAACATTGCCCTCAAGTTCACCAAGCTGCATGAGTCTCTGGTGGCACCGCTCTTGCTGGAGTTGGCCGGGGAGGTCACGGACACCGGGGACCCCATCATCCGCCCCATCTGGTGGATCTCACCCAACGACAAGTCCACCCACAAAATAGACTCTCAGTTCCTCATCGGGGACACCCTCATGGTAGCTCCCGTCCTGGAGATGGGCAAGCAAGAGCGGGATATCTACATCCCGGCCGGCAAGTGGCGGAGCTACAAAGGAGAGCTCTTCGACAAGACACCCATGTTGGTCACTGACTATCCTGTCGACTTGGACGAAGTTGCCTATTTCGTCTGGGTGTCCTAA